The following proteins come from a genomic window of Anabas testudineus chromosome 3, fAnaTes1.2, whole genome shotgun sequence:
- the traf6 gene encoding TNF receptor-associated factor 6 yields the protein MARCESNKSWEEDSCEGAVGGLSECALAMMGKERESPLSPSESPGTFISGTSTSLQTTVPLQGYDVEFDPPLESKYECPICLMALRNAIQTPCGHRFCKNCIEKSIRDTGQRCPVDNEMLSEDQLFPDNFAKREILSLTVRCPNSGCSDKMELRHLENHLAQCEFSTVPCPQCQQSVRKSHLDQHKTLECQRRPVSCQDCAEYFVYEERELHEQQCPFASVKCQYCEMDLIRDQMDCHCDTECPKAPIACNFSAFGCKEMMQRHNLAQHMQEFTQMHMRYMAEFLRGLSLNGTTHKSLWTLGSSVSADDQGPVASTSASSGPRPDASFSGNCSSSQPSEVMQRLREMDGRLVKQDHQLRELIILKETQAGQLAELRRRVSMLEETVKELEAQHCNGTFVWRLRGFSVHLRNQEAGLPVVEHSPGFYTGRPGYKLCLRLHLQTPTAPRCSNYISLFVHTMQGAFDGLLTWPFQGTIRLSILDQSPECQHHTEVMETKPDLQAFQKPTIQRNPKGFGYVTFLHLNQLTQRAFVKDDILLIRCEVTARFDNTFHREGPTVQPRGPEASVSRD from the exons ATGGCGCGCTGTGAGAGCAACAAGAGTTGGGAGGAGGACAGTTGCGAAGGAGCTGTGGGAGGCCTGTCTGAGTGTGCTTTGGCCATGATGGGGAAGGAGAGGGAATCTCCCCTCAGCCCTTCAGAAAGCCCCGGCACCTTTATCAGCGGCACCTCGACCAGTCTTCAGACTACTGTCCCACTCCAGGGCTATGATGTGGAGTTTGACCCTCCCCTAGAGAGTAAATATGAGTGCCCTATCTGCCTCATGGCTTTGAGGAATGCCATTCAAACACCCTGTGGTCATCGTTTCTGCAAGAACTGCATTGAGAAATCCATTCG TGATACAGGACAACGGTGCCCTGTGGATAATGAAATGCTGTCAGAAGACCAGCTGTTTCCTGATAACTTTGCCAAGCGTGAGATTCTCTCACTTACTGTTCGCTGTCCCAACTCTGGCTGTTCTGACAAAATGGAGCTCCGACATTTAGAG AATCATTTGGCACAGTGTGAGTTTTCCACGGTGCCTTGCCCACAGTGCCAACAGTCAGTGAGAAAGAGCCACCTAGACCAGCACAAAACCCTTGAGTGCCAACGGAGGCCTGTGTCCTGTCAAGATTGTGCGGAATACTTTGTTTATGAAGAGAGAGAA CTTCATGAGCAGCAGTGTCCCTTTGCCAGCGTCAAATGCCAGTATTGTGAGATGGATCTCATTAGGGATCAA ATGGATTGTCACTGTGATACAGAATGCCCAAAAGCTCCCATTGCCTGTAACTTTAGCGCCTTTGGATGTAAGGAAATG ATGCAGCGCCACAACCTTGCTCAGCATATGCAGGAGttcacacagatgcacatgcGCTACATGGCTGAGTTCCTACGTGGCCTTAGCCTCAATGGCACCACACACAAATCCCTGTGGACACTTGgatcttctgtttctgctgatgaTCAAGGACCAGTAGCGTCAACATCAGCCTCCAGTGGGCCCAGACCAGATGCAAGCTTCAGTGGCAACTGTTCTTCATCTCAACCCAGTGAAGTAATGCAGAGGCtgagagagatggatggaagATTGGTGAAACAGGATCACCAGCTGCGTGAGCTGATCATCTTAAAAGAAACACAG GCGGGCCAACTTGCAGAGCTCCGACGTAGGGTGTCAATGCTGGAGGAGACAGTGAAGGAGCTGGAAGCTCAACACTGCAACGGTACCTTCGTTTGGCGCCTTAGAGGTTTTTCTGTACACTTGCGAAACCAAGAGGCAGGCCTGCCAGTGGTTGAGCACAGCCCTGGTTTCTACACAGGCCGACCTGGCTACAAGCTGTGCCTGCGTTTACACCTGCAGACGCCCACTGCACCACGCTGCTCCAACTATATTTCCCTCTTTGTCCACACCATGCAAGGGGCGTTTGATGGGCTCCTGACCTGGCCATTTCAAGGCACCATCCGACTTTCCATCCTAGACCAAAGCCCAGAATGCCAGCATCATACGGAGGTGATGGAGACTAAGCCAGACCTGCAAGCCTTCCAGAAACCCACAATCCAGCGCAACCCCAAAGGATTTGGCTATGTTACCTTTCTACACCTGAATCAGCTGACACAGCGAGCCTTTGTTAAAGACGACATTCTGCTTATCCGCTGTGAGGTGACGGCACGTTTTGACAATACGTTTCATCGCGAAGGACCAACGGTGCAGCCTAGGGGGCCTGAGGCATCAGTTTCCAGAGACTGA